GGTCACCGGCAAGATGGTCCCCGCCATGGCCGGCATCTACATCGGCGCCTGCCTGATCGTGATCGCGGTCAACGCCTCCGCGGTCCCGTCCGCGATCTCCACGATCATCGAAGGAGCGTTCAACCCCCAGGGTGTCGCCGGCGGTGTCCTCGGCGCGCTGATCATCGGCTTCAAGCGGGCCGCGTTCTCCAACGAGGCCGGCCTCGGCTCCGCACCGATCGCGCACTCCGCGGTCAAGACCAAGCACCCCGCCAGCGAGGGCCTGGTCGCCCTCCTGGAGCCGTTCATCGACACCGTCGTCATCTGCACCATGACCGCTCTGACGATCGTGATCGCCAACCCCGCCAGCTGGGCCGAGGCCCGCGCCGGCGAGGCCGTCGGCGGCGTGACGATCACCTCCGACGCCTTCGGCACGGTCCTGCCCTGGTTCCCCTACATCCTCACCGTCGCGGTCCTGCTGTTCGCCATCTCCACCGTGCTGACCTGGGGCTACTACTGCCTCAAGGCCTGGTCGTACCTCTTCGGCCGCAGCAAGGCCAGCGAGCTCACCTACAAGGTGCTCTACACGCTCTTCGCCGTGGCCGGCTCACTGCTCACGCTCCAGACCCTCATCGACATGGCCGACGCGGTGCTGTTCATGCTCGCCGTCATCAACATCATCGGCCTCTACCTCCTCGCCCCCGTCGTCAAGCGCGAACTCAACAGCTTCCTCGCCTACGTCCGTGCCCGCGATGCGGGCCAGGACACGGCCGGGGGAGACACAGACCAGGAGCCGGTGAAGACCACCGTCTGACCGCACCCCCACGGCCCGGCTCCTCGGGGCGGTTCCGTACGCACCTCGCGCCTTTGGTGCGTACGGACCCGCCCTTCTTCCCTGTGCCCCAGCCCAGGCCCTGCTCGCCTCTCGCCGACGCTCCGGAAGTACCGCCCTCATGCCCATTGCCCCACCGCCCCGGCGATCCCCCTTCCTCGGACTCCTGCCCTGGCGCGAGCGCCGGGCCGTCGCCGAAGCCCTCCGGACCGAGACGATCGGTGGCCTGGTCCTGCTGTTCGCCGCCGTCGTGGCGCTGATCTGGGCCAACAGCCCATGGAACGGCGCGTACGAGGGCATACGCGATCTCCACCTCGCCATACCCTCGCTCGGCCTGGACCTCTCGCTCGGGCACTGGGCCGCCGACGGGCTGCTCACCGTGTTCTTCCTCGTCGCAGGCATCGAGCTCAAGCGCGAACTCGTCGTCGGCGAACTGAGCACACCGGCCACGGCCGCCCTCCCCGTAATCGCCGCCTTCTGCGGCATGGCCGTACCCGCGGCCGTCTACACCGTCACCGCGTGGGCCGGTGGCGGCAGTCCGGACGGCTGGGCCGTGCCCATGGCCACGGACATCGCCTTCGCGCTGGCCGTCCTCGCTGTCGTCTCCACCCATCTGCCGGCCGCCCTGCGGGCCTTCCTGCTGACCCTCGCCGTGGTGGACGACCTCGGCGGCATCCTGGTCATCGCGCTCTTCTTCACCTCCGACATCAACCCCCTCGCGCTCGGCGGTGCCCTCGCCGGAGTCGTCCTCTTCCACCTCCTTCAGCGCTTCCGCGTCCGCGGATGGTGGTGGTACGTGCCGCTCGGCATCGCCATCTGGACGCTGACCTATCACGGAGGTATCCACGCCACCGTCGCCGGTGTCCTCATGGGCCTCCTTCTGCGCAGTACCCCGGACAAGGGCGAGGAGCGGTCGCCCGGAGGCCGCGTCTCACACCTGCTGCACCCGTTCTCCGCCGGCATCGTTGTACCGCTCTTCGCGCTCTTCGCCGCGGGCGTGAGCGTCTCCGGACCGGCCCTGACCGAGGTCTTCACCAGGCCCGAACCGCTCGGCGTCGCGCTGGGACTGGTCGCGGGCAAGATCCTCGGCGTCTTCCTGGGCACCTACCTCGCCGCCCGCTTCACCCGTGCCCGCCTCAACCCCGACCTCGCCTGGTCCGACGTCCTCGGCCTCTCCGTCCTCGCGGGGATAGGCTTCACGGTCGCCCTTCTCATCGGCGAACTCGCTTTCCCGGGGGCCGCCGTCGGCGAGCAGGTCAAGGCAGCGGTCCTGGTCGCCTCACTCACCGCGGCCGCGCTCGCGGCTTTGCTGCTCCGCCGTCGCAACGCGGTCTACCGGCGCCTGTACCAGGAGGAGACCGTCGACGCCGACGGTGACGGCATCCCCGACATCTACCAGTCGGCGCCGGGGACTGGGGGCCCATGCCGTGATGTGTTGTCGCCGGCTGAAAAGCCCTGAACTGAGGCAGGCGGCTGAGGTGAGGTCAGGAAGGCGTCGAGATTCGCGTGTGAGCCGTAGCCAGGCTGGGCCCGTTTCCGGGGCGGTTGTGGCCACGACCAGGCGCACGTTGCCGTCCGGGCCCAGAAGCCCAGCGAGGCGTCAGGGGCCCCAAGCGGCGCGCGGCCACCGTGCCCGGCCGGCCGCCTGCCCCTCGGGCATGCCTTCTTCTTGCTGGTGAACGCGGCGAAGGAGACCTCGGCGGACGGCCCATCACGCGATGGATCGAGGCTCGGGGCTGTGGGCCTCTTCGTGTTCCGGCTCCGGTGTCGGGCTCTTCTTCTTTCCGGCAGCGGGCAAGGTCATCAGCAGCACAACTGCTCCGAGGAGTGCGATGACCGCGATCCAGCCTGCGCCGACGTGCATGGCATGGATAAACGCCTTGTCGGCAGCCTGGGCAAGAGTGGGCCGGTCGATGGCGGTGGCGACGTGGCGGGCCTGTTCGGCGGAAACCCGCGCCTGATCCTGCACCGGGCCGGGCACACCCTCCAGCGAAGGCTCGATCGCACGTCGGTACATGATCGACATGATCGTGCCGCCCACCGCGATGCCGATCACGCTGCCGGTTTGCCGCACGGTGTTGGTGACGGCCGATCCCGCACCGGCCTGTTCCAACGGCAGGTCGCTGATCAATGCGGCCGTAACGGGGCCGATCACCATGCCGATCGAGAGACCCTGCAGCAACAACAGGATCTCGATCCAGACGAGTGGAGTCTGGAGTCCGAGGAACCCGTACCCGCCCATGGTCAGCGCAGCCACGGTCAGCGCCGGAACGGTGACAAGGCGGAGCGGCAGGCGGCGAACCAGGCGCGAGGCAAGGGGCGCCGCCGCGAGCGCGCCGAGTGCGGTCGGGATATTGGCCAAACCCGCCTTCATCGGTGAATATCCGAGCGCGCCTTGCAGATAGAACGCGTTGTAGAAGGTGATGGCGGCCACGCCGAAGAGCAGCAGTCCGAGCGCCACATTGCCGCCACCGAATGTGCGTTGCACGAGCAGTCGCGGATCAAAGCTGGGCACCTTGACGCGCAGTTCGACGAGTACGAAAACGGCCAGCAGAACCAGACCGACGACGATCGGCGCCCAGACGTCGGTACGACTCCACGCAGCCACCTGCCCCGCCCGGATCAGCCCGTAGGCCAACGCCACGAGCCCACTGATCGACAGCAGCATTCCAGCGGGGTCCAGTGGCCGCGGGGTGGGGCTGCGGAAATTCGGAACCAGCACGGCGAGCCCGACCAACGCCAGTGCCGCGACCGGGATATTGATCAGAAAGACCGAGCCCCACCAGAAATGATCGAGCAGGAATCCCGCCAGCACCGGGCCGGCGGCCATTCCGACACCGGCCGACGCCGAGAAAATGCCGATCGCGGCAGCCCGCGCGGGGCCGGTAAAGGTCCACATCAGGATGGCCATCATGGCGGGTGTGATCAGCGCGCTGCCCACCCCCATCGCAGCCCGAGCCGCAATCAGCTGGCCCGCATCGCTTGCGTACGCCGCCCACAGCGAGGACCCGGCGAAAATCACCAATCCACTGGAAAACACAGTCCGGTGACCGAATCGATCGCCCAATGTGCCCGCAGTGAACATCAATGTGGCGAAGGCCAGAGTGTACGCACCGGTCGCCCATTGCAGCTGACCGGGATTGGCCCCCAGGCCACGGACCGGGTCCGCAAGGGTCTCCAGCGCAGTACTCAGGACGGTATTTTCCAGCCAGATAAGCAGCGAGCACAGCATAAGAACGGCAAGAATGAACTGCTGCCTGGATTTCGGCAACGTCGGCGGCGCGGTCATGAACACCTTCGAAATTCGATCGGCGGGAACTGAACGCCTGGACTATAAGCAGGCCCCACAACGCCGTCAAGCTCAGAATTTCTTGTCAAGACTATTGCGGCCGGACGGACCGCATGCCCTCTGCCGAATTTGCGGACTTAATAAGTCTGTGCCCTCCGGTGGATTTGCAAGTTGAAGGATTCCATGACTTCGGGAGGGTTGCGGCCGAGCGGATTTCATGCCCCTCCAGTGGGCTGTCGCACCGCGTCCCGCGACCCCAGCTCGGTGCCCCGGCTACGTCATCTGTCGTACCTTCCTCCGTTTGCATGCGCGTACGCCCCCGGAGTGGTTGGGTGAAGGGTCGCATTCCCGATGAGAGGGGCAAACAGGGCATGGTTTCAGGTCCGTTGGCACCCGGAGTGTTCATCAAGGAACGTTCGAGCGGAGTCCGGACAATCACCGGAGTGGGGACGTCCACCCCCGCCTTCCTCGGCTACACCGTGCGCGGCCCACAGGCGCCCACGGCGCCGGTGCGGATCAACAACTGGTCCGAGTTCGTGGACACGTTCCACTTCCGCTCCCCGATGGCGGCGGAGGAGTTGAGGCGGGAGCTGGAGAGGCTGTCCGGGGCCGTGACGGAGGCCGAAGCGAAGCTCGCGCCCCTGGAGGCGGACTTCAAGGAGAAGGC
The window above is part of the Streptomyces syringium genome. Proteins encoded here:
- a CDS encoding alanine/glycine:cation symporter family protein; translated protein: MSLDSITRSVDEAVSGFFEPIAKWLGEVIFYSVPVGGTDLPLIVAWLVVAGLVFTGWFGLVQIRKFRLAVDVVRGKYDEEGSAGEVNHFQALTAAVSGTVGLGNIAGVAVAVSIGGPGATFWMILCGVLGMATKFVEVTLGVKYREVHADGTVSGGPMHYLPKGLAERFGARGKKLGKILAVLASAMILFFGLFGGNLFQVNQSYAQLVSVTGGESGIMGSSAGALFFGILVAALVGIVLLGGIRSIASVTGKMVPAMAGIYIGACLIVIAVNASAVPSAISTIIEGAFNPQGVAGGVLGALIIGFKRAAFSNEAGLGSAPIAHSAVKTKHPASEGLVALLEPFIDTVVICTMTALTIVIANPASWAEARAGEAVGGVTITSDAFGTVLPWFPYILTVAVLLFAISTVLTWGYYCLKAWSYLFGRSKASELTYKVLYTLFAVAGSLLTLQTLIDMADAVLFMLAVINIIGLYLLAPVVKRELNSFLAYVRARDAGQDTAGGDTDQEPVKTTV
- the nhaA gene encoding Na+/H+ antiporter NhaA, with the protein product MPIAPPPRRSPFLGLLPWRERRAVAEALRTETIGGLVLLFAAVVALIWANSPWNGAYEGIRDLHLAIPSLGLDLSLGHWAADGLLTVFFLVAGIELKRELVVGELSTPATAALPVIAAFCGMAVPAAVYTVTAWAGGGSPDGWAVPMATDIAFALAVLAVVSTHLPAALRAFLLTLAVVDDLGGILVIALFFTSDINPLALGGALAGVVLFHLLQRFRVRGWWWYVPLGIAIWTLTYHGGIHATVAGVLMGLLLRSTPDKGEERSPGGRVSHLLHPFSAGIVVPLFALFAAGVSVSGPALTEVFTRPEPLGVALGLVAGKILGVFLGTYLAARFTRARLNPDLAWSDVLGLSVLAGIGFTVALLIGELAFPGAAVGEQVKAAVLVASLTAAALAALLLRRRNAVYRRLYQEETVDADGDGIPDIYQSAPGTGGPCRDVLSPAEKP
- a CDS encoding MFS transporter yields the protein MTAPPTLPKSRQQFILAVLMLCSLLIWLENTVLSTALETLADPVRGLGANPGQLQWATGAYTLAFATLMFTAGTLGDRFGHRTVFSSGLVIFAGSSLWAAYASDAGQLIAARAAMGVGSALITPAMMAILMWTFTGPARAAAIGIFSASAGVGMAAGPVLAGFLLDHFWWGSVFLINIPVAALALVGLAVLVPNFRSPTPRPLDPAGMLLSISGLVALAYGLIRAGQVAAWSRTDVWAPIVVGLVLLAVFVLVELRVKVPSFDPRLLVQRTFGGGNVALGLLLFGVAAITFYNAFYLQGALGYSPMKAGLANIPTALGALAAAPLASRLVRRLPLRLVTVPALTVAALTMGGYGFLGLQTPLVWIEILLLLQGLSIGMVIGPVTAALISDLPLEQAGAGSAVTNTVRQTGSVIGIAVGGTIMSIMYRRAIEPSLEGVPGPVQDQARVSAEQARHVATAIDRPTLAQAADKAFIHAMHVGAGWIAVIALLGAVVLLMTLPAAGKKKSPTPEPEHEEAHSPEPRSIA